TGAGTTTTAAACCGTGTATCCTTGTTAAGCAACAGTAAGACTAAAAAGCCTTGAAACAGTCAACTTAACGGCTATTTACGCCCCCGGCAGGATTCGAACCTGCGGCACACGGTTTAGGAAACCGATGCTCTATCCCCTGAGCTACGGGGGCTCGAACATAATGAAGCAGTAATATACGCTTCACTATATTTCATTATCCGCCTTTTGAAAAACAAGCGAACAATCGTATTATACTAAAACTGACCCATTTTGCAAAGCATCGTGTTTCACTTTATGATCCTGCTTTTTGTAATCTTGTCCGATAAGGAATCGTGAAAACGTGTAGAACCATTAACAGACATCCAAGCAGAATAATTCCCATGGAGGACAGCTTGAGTAGAAGAACCAGCACTAAAAAAACAGGGATGGCTAATAACGGAATCCAGGCGTTTTTTTTACTGGCTTGATAATAATTTTCTTTCCCACAGTGCGGACAAATCATTTTAATCTTAAATACCTGTTTAAAAGTCTGTCCGTAGCTCCATCTCTTCCCGCAATAGCTGCAGTCCGGTGTATGCATCTGCTTCCCCCTCTTCTTTTTGAAAGTTATTTCTGTGCTTTTGTAATGTTGATAGACCTTTCTCTGGCACCATCTATACATGCTTTGATGATTTCATCGAATCCACCCGCCATTAATTGATTTAAGCCGGCCTCTGTTGTTCCGGATGGACTGGTAATATTAACGCGAAGTTGTTCCGGATCTTCCCCGGAAGATTCCAGCATTTTCCCTGCGCCGATGACGGTCTGCGTTAACAGTTCCAATGCTGTATCCCGGTCCAGTCCTGCTTCGATAGCCGCTTTTTCCATCGATTCCACCATATAATAGAAAAACGCCGGGCCGCTTCCAGCAATGGCTGTAATGGTATGCATCTGCTCTTCATCGACAATTTTGGTTGTACCTACTGTCTGGAATAGTTCCTCTGCAAAATAAAGCTGACTCAGCTCGACATTGGTTCCTTTCGAAATAGCTGTAGCGGATTGGCCGATCAATGCCGATGTATTGGGCATGGTCCGAATGACAGGAACGCCCTCTCCCAGCGTTTTTTCCATCTGTTCGATTGATAACCCTGCAATCACAGAAATAACCATGTGATACGGCTTTATATGCTCTTTAAGCCAGTTTAAATAGTCTCCTGCATCCTTAGGTTTCATTGCTAAGATAATAATATCTGCTTCCTGAATCATTTCTTCTTTATTCCGGTTGCATATCACACCATATTTTTCGGCAATCAAATCTAATCGTGCTTGATCACTGCGATTGGTTACCAGCACCTGCTCTTTGGTAACGACATGCTTTCGTGTAATTCCGGCAATAATCGCCTCTGCTAAATTTCCTGCACCAAAAAATGCAATTGTCTTATCCATGTATTTTCCTCCTGTTTTTCTTCTTTTCCCTTATTATTACGGAGAACTGCCCGTAAAACTTCCACTGAGCGAAGTTTCGTTTTATTTCTCCAGCAGCATTTTCAATAACCATAAAAAAAACTGATTACACATCCTATGCAAAGGACGGAATCAGCATTGTTCCGCGGTACCACCTTTTTTGATCAAAGTATATCCACTCT
The nucleotide sequence above comes from Oceanobacillus timonensis. Encoded proteins:
- the proC gene encoding pyrroline-5-carboxylate reductase: MDKTIAFFGAGNLAEAIIAGITRKHVVTKEQVLVTNRSDQARLDLIAEKYGVICNRNKEEMIQEADIIILAMKPKDAGDYLNWLKEHIKPYHMVISVIAGLSIEQMEKTLGEGVPVIRTMPNTSALIGQSATAISKGTNVELSQLYFAEELFQTVGTTKIVDEEQMHTITAIAGSGPAFFYYMVESMEKAAIEAGLDRDTALELLTQTVIGAGKMLESSGEDPEQLRVNITSPSGTTEAGLNQLMAGGFDEIIKACIDGARERSINITKAQK
- a CDS encoding TIGR04104 family putative zinc finger protein; the protein is MHTPDCSYCGKRWSYGQTFKQVFKIKMICPHCGKENYYQASKKNAWIPLLAIPVFLVLVLLLKLSSMGIILLGCLLMVLHVFTIPYRTRLQKAGS